DNA from Streptomyces sp. NBC_01476:
CTGCCACCGGGCGATACTGGACGCGATCCGCTATCTGGTCGACAACGGAATCAAGTGGCGGGCGATGCCGGCCGATTTCCCTCCCTGGGACCGCGTCTACGCGTTCTTCCGCCGCTGGCGCGACCACGGCCTGGCCTGGGAGTTCCACGACCGGCTTCGCGGCCGGGTCCGGATGAGGGAGGGCCGGGACGCGGAACCGACGGCCGCCGTGATCGACTCCCAGTCGGTCAAGGCCGATGCCGTGGTCGGATCGGACAGCCGCGGCTTCGACGGCGGCAAGCTGATCAACGGCCGAAAAAGGCACGTCGTGGTGGACACGCTCGGCCTGCTGCTGGGCGTGATGGTTACCGCCGCGGACATCGGGGACCGCACCGCCGCCGAGGTCCTGCTCCAGCGGGTGGCCGATGCGCATCACCGGCTGGAACTGGTCTGGGCCGACGGCGGCTACACCGGCAGCCTCGTCAAGCACTGCCTGGCCGCACTCGCTCTCGTCCTGAAGATCGTCAAACGCAGCGACGACCGGAAGGGGTTCGTGGTGCTGCCCAAGCGGTGGATCGTCGAGCGCACCAACGCCTGGCTGATGCGCACCCGCCGGCTGGCACGCGACTACGAACGCCGCACCACCAGCGCCGAGGCGATGATCTGCTGGTCGATGACCCTGCTCATGACCCGGCGCCTGGCCCGGCCACACCCTTCGCGAGCGTGAACCGGCCCGGTCCCGGCTCGGTCAGCCAGCCACGTGCGACCAGGCGTTTCGCCTTCGACCGCAAACCTTCCACCCGCGCCGGGACCACGTCCATCCCGAACACCGCGGCCATCTCCTGGCAGGTCAGCGGCCCTTGATGGAGCCGGGACCGGTCCGCGAGCACCTGCACGATGCGCTGGTAGTCCACCGACAGCACAGACCGGGCAAGGCCCTCCCGCCACACCAGCACCTGCGACCTCGGCCTGATCGCATCCCCGGGCGGCGACGGCATTTCCGCGTCCGACGGATCCGAGGAGACCTCCGTCCCGGCGGTGCCGGCGCCGGGAGCCAGGACCGCATCGACCCGCCTACGGGCGACCATCCACTCCTGCCATTCCTGCTCGGCCGCGGCCAGCTCGGCCTGGATCCGATCAGCCTCCTCCCGCAGCCCGTCGACACGACGGCGAGCAACGAGCTCGTGCTGTTCCAGCAGTCCTACAAGCGACGGCATCCAGGCCTCCCCAGCGAGTGACAACCCGACAGGCCACAACTCCCACCAAACCACGAAACCTATGCCTGACCAGCGAAAACGCCGCCACCAAGTTCGGAACGACAACAACTACTGAGCAGGGAAGACATTTGGCACCCCACGGAATCGCGCTCGTTGGCAGTACATGGAACACAAGATCAGCGCTTCCGGGCCCAGCGCGTTCGTGGCCGAATGGATTACGAGCTACTGGTGGCCGTAGGGCGTTGCCAGGCCAGCGCATGGTGCAGTGGGATCTGGTGGCGGCCGCGGCGGGGAGGTCGCCGGCATGCCTAGTCGATAGGGCGGGGGGGTATGACGGTCGGTTCGGCTTCCAGGTTGGCGTGGCGGGATCTTCCGGCGGTTGTTCGTGGCGCGATCGCGCGGCGGCTGGGGGCTCCGGTGTCGCGCGTGGTGTCCCAGGAAGCAGGGTTCACTGGTGGGTTGGCGTCCCGGCTGGTCTTGGCCGACGGCCGGCGGGCGTTCGCGAAGGGTGTGCCGCAGGTTCATCCTCTGGCGGCCATGTATGAGCAGGAGGCCGCGGTGGCGACGGTGCTGCCGACCGAGGTGCCTGCGCCGCGGCTGTTGTCCTGGTTCAGGGCGGGTGGATGGATCGTTCTGTTGTTTGACGATGTTGCGGGCCGTCATCCCGGCCTCCAGCCGGGTTCTGCGGATCTGCTGGCGGTGCTGGCCACGGTGGGGTCGATGTCCCGGGCGTTGACGCCCTGCCCGGTTGCCGGGGCACGGCCGGTGGCCGAGGCGCTGGAGCGGGTCTCGCAGTGCTGGCGGCAGTTGGCCGCCAGTCCGCCCATCGATCTGGACCCGTGGTGCGTGCGGCATCTTCCGTCGCTGGTGGAGTGGGAGACTCGGTGGTTGCTGGCGGCTGGGGGTGACACGTTGCTGCACGCGGATCTGCGGCCGGACAACATGGTGGTCGCCGGTGGCGGGACGGTGGTCGTGGTGGATTGGGCGTGCGGTTACCGCGGGGCTGCGTGGTTTGACATGGTCTGGCTTGTCCCTTATCTGATCATGGACGGGCACAGCCCGGCCTCGGCCGAGGAGGCCCTGTCCGGGCTGGGCGTGTGGGGGATGGTGGCTGAGCAGACGGTGACGTCGTTGGCAGTGTCGGTGGCCGGGCACTGGGAGGTGGCCCGGCGTCGGCGCTCGCGGCCCGAACTGCGCGCGTATCAGAGGCGGGAGGCCGCGGCGGCGCTGGCGTGGGCCGCCTACCGTACGGGCTGGCGGTGACGTTTGCGGTAGACGGCCCGTACGGTTCCTCAGGAGTCCGCGTCGGGGCCGAGGAGGTGGCGCAGGGCGGCAGTGAGGGGCGCGACGGCGGCGGGGCCGACGATGATCTGGAAGGTGTCGCGTTCCAGGACGCCGAGGACGGCGGGGTGGTCGCGCAGCGCGGTGTCGTTGACGAGGGAGCGTTCGGTGAGGCTGAGCCGGAGCCGGGTGACGCAGTGCTCCAGGGCGGTGATGTTGCCGGACCCGCCGAGCAGGTCACGTAGGACGGCTGCGGTGGCCTGGTACTTGTCACCGGGATACGGCGGGGCAGGCTGGGCGGTGGTCATCGGGCTCCCCATAGGTAGCGTTCGATGTCGATGGCGTCGTACCGGATGTCGGGGATGTCGTCCCAGTAGGCTTTGCCGACTTCGTGGGCGATCAGGGACCGCAGCCGTAGGTGGGAGTCGAGCCAGGTGCCTGGCACCCGCCAGCGCGCCCATGCCTGCGGGTGGTTGTGTTCCAGGTCCTGGTGGTGGCGGTCCAGGTCGCACCGCCACTGGTGCAGGACCGCGGCGGGGATCGCCGGGATGTCGTCCTGGTCGGCGGCGGTGAGGAAAGCGCGGATGTTCCCGGTCGCCTCGTGAAGTGCGGTAACGGCCGGGCAGTCTGAGCTTTCCGGGGCGGCGGCGAGTGCGGCCAGCAGCCGGCGTGTGGTCGCGGCGGTGGGTCCGTGCGTCACGGTGCCTCCGGTCCGGTCATCGCGCGGTGCGGCTGGATCTGGCGGGCCAGGCGGAACGGGAGAGCATCGACCAGGGTCGTCCAGGCGTTGGCGTGGGTGGTGTCGTGGGTGGTGAGGGTGTCCTGGGGCAGCCAGGTGTTCAGGTGGGTGAGGAAGTGGTGGTAGGCGGTGAGGAAGCCGGGGTCGAACCAGAGGCGGTAGCGGTCGTCGTGGGCGTCGGCGGCGCGGCGGGTGACGGATTCGTCGGGGTCGACCAGCAGGATCAGGATGCGGTCATGGGCATCGGGGGCGGTGAGCCCGAGGCGGTGGCTGAGTTCCAGGGCGTGGTCGAAGTCCTGGCGCGGGGCCTTTCCGGTGGCCATGAGCGCGTAGCGGTAGGCCAGGACCCCGATGTGGCACCGGTCGGAGACGACGAGGAGACCGGGCCGGGCCTGTTGCAGGCGCCGGGCGGCGTCGAGGCGGTCCCGGGCTTCGGTGAGTAAGTACCGGGCGATCTCTGCGTCCGGGCGGGGATCGTCGGGGGGCTGGGCTTCGGGGAAAACCACCACCTGGTTGGGCAGCGCGTCCTGGAGCCGGTGCAGCGCGGTGGTCTTCCCGGCGCCCGGCATGCCGTCGATCGCGATCACAGCTGCGGTGTCCCCTCTGCTTCGAGGGCGTCCAGGACGTTCGGGGCCAGCGCGGTGACCTGGTCGGCCAGGGCGGTGTCGATCTCGGTGGCCCATTGCAAGACCCAGAGGAAGTACCGGGCGGTGTGGAAGAGCAGGTGCCGGGTGTCGACCTCGCTGGTCCGGCCGAGGCGGGCGCTTTCGGCATGGTAGGCGGCCAGGGCGAGGCGCGGGTCGCGGCCGTCGATGAGGCAGTTCTGGACGTAGAGGTTGGCGAGGTCCTCGTACACGCAGCCGGTGCCGCAGCCTTCGAAGTCGATCACGCCGGGATCGTGGCCGGGGGCGAGCAGGAGGTTACGGGCGGAGTAGTCGCCGTGCACGAATCCGGTGACGCAGGCAGCCACTTGGACCGGTTCGGCCTTGGCCAGGACGGCGGACAGCCGGGTACGGACGGGGTGGGCGTCCTCGGGCAGCGGGCGAATGTTGCGGCGGAAGGCCGGCAGGCCGGTGAGTGCGCCGGCGGGGAGGGCGTGCAGGCGGGCGGCGACGGTGCCGAGCAGCGCGGTGGCCTGCTCGTCGGAGGGGTCGGTGGGGGCGGTGCCGTCCAGGCGGGTGGCGCTGACCCAGGCCAGGGCTCC
Protein-coding regions in this window:
- a CDS encoding phosphotransferase, whose translation is MTVGSASRLAWRDLPAVVRGAIARRLGAPVSRVVSQEAGFTGGLASRLVLADGRRAFAKGVPQVHPLAAMYEQEAAVATVLPTEVPAPRLLSWFRAGGWIVLLFDDVAGRHPGLQPGSADLLAVLATVGSMSRALTPCPVAGARPVAEALERVSQCWRQLAASPPIDLDPWCVRHLPSLVEWETRWLLAAGGDTLLHADLRPDNMVVAGGGTVVVVDWACGYRGAAWFDMVWLVPYLIMDGHSPASAEEALSGLGVWGMVAEQTVTSLAVSVAGHWEVARRRRSRPELRAYQRREAAAALAWAAYRTGWR
- a CDS encoding IS5 family transposase, translating into MTDAEWAAVRPLLPVPGWLRGRGGQPEAYCHRAILDAIRYLVDNGIKWRAMPADFPPWDRVYAFFRRWRDHGLAWEFHDRLRGRVRMREGRDAEPTAAVIDSQSVKADAVVGSDSRGFDGGKLINGRKRHVVVDTLGLLLGVMVTAADIGDRTAAEVLLQRVADAHHRLELVWADGGYTGSLVKHCLAALALVLKIVKRSDDRKGFVVLPKRWIVERTNAWLMRTRRLARDYERRTTSAEAMICWSMTLLMTRRLARPHPSRA
- a CDS encoding PTS glucose/sucrose transporter subunit IIB translates to MTTAQPAPPYPGDKYQATAAVLRDLLGGSGNITALEHCVTRLRLSLTERSLVNDTALRDHPAVLGVLERDTFQIIVGPAAVAPLTAALRHLLGPDADS